Within Streptomyces sp. SS1-1, the genomic segment TCTACGAGTACGGCGAGGACGGCAGGCGGGCCGGTCTGTGGCCGGGCCTGCGCGAGCACTTCACCCGTGAGGGCGCGGAGATCCCGTTCCGGGACATGCAGGAACGCATGCTGTTCTCCGAGGCGCTGGACACCGTGCGGCTGCTGGAGGAGGGCGTCCTGACGTCCGTCGCCGACGCCAACATCGGCTCCATCCTGGGCATCGGCTTCCCCGGCTGGACGGGCGGCGTGCTCCAGTACATCAACGGCTACGAGGGCGGCGTGGCCGGCTTCACGGCCCGCGCGCGCGAGCTGGCGGCGGCGTACGGCGAGCGGTTCACGCCGCCGGCGCTGCTGGTGGAGAAGGCGGAGAAGGGGGAGACGTTCACCGACGGCCGGTGACGCGTCACCCGGTGGCACCGGGTCCCCGGGCTCGACGCCCGGGGACCCGGACCGGTCAGGAGGCGCCGTCCGCCGGGGCCTCCCCGTCCGCCGTCCCGCCGCTGCCCGCTCCCGCGTCGCCGCCCAGCCACTCCCGCAGCTCCTCGCGCAGCGACCGCTGGAACGCCGTCAGCAGCGCCTGCACCACCAGCGGCTGCATCGACGCCGACAGCGACTTCACGTCCTGGGCCGCCCGTTCCTCGACCTCCTGGCGGAAGAGGCGCGACAGCTCGCGCGCCGCCTCGCGCGCGTGCTCGATGAGGACCGTGCGCGAGGCGAGGATCGCCTCGGGGGACAGCGGCACGTCCAGCAGCCGCACACCGAGCCGCAGCAGCCCCAGGTCGACGCGGTAGGTGCCGTCGTCGCCGTCCGCGACCACCCCCATCGCGGCCAGCCGCGCCACGTCGCCGTCGTCCAGCGCCCGCCCCGCCCGCCGCTCCAGCTCGGCGCGCGGGACCGTCTCCACGCTCTCCGGCGCCCAGGAGGCGACGACGGCCCGGTGCACCGCGAGGTCGTGCGCGTCCAGATCCGGCGGGAGCTGCTGGAGGTACCGCTCGATGGCCGCCAGCGTCATGCCCTGGTGCTGCAGCTCCTCGATGAGCGCCAGCCGGGCCAGATGCTCGCGCCCGTAGTGCCCCACCCGGCGCGGGCCGAGCACGGGGGGCGGCAGCAGGCCCTTGGTGCCGTAGAACCGCACCGTGCGGACCGTCGTCCCCGCCCGCGCGGCCAGCTCGTCGATCGTGAGGGTCGTCTCCCCGGTGCCGGTCGTCATGCGCAGCAGTATCGCTGTCGCACCAATGCTGTGACACCTCCCGCGACACACCGGACGGCGTCGGCGGTGTGGGTGGTGTGGGTGGTGTGGGGCCGCACAGACCTGGGGTCACGCTCTGTGACATACGCCACCGTGTGATCGGTTCGCGAACGGGAAGGCGCCACCTCGGTCCGCGCCCGCCCCCGGTGCACGGGCCGCTCGTACGTCCGGAACCCGGGTGAGGTCTGCTCGGGCGCACCAGAGAGTGGATCCTCCCGTGAGCAAGGACGCCGTGAACACGGCAGTGGCCGCGACCCCCGAACCCGCGGTCCAGACGCCCGCGGACGCGGGCGACGCCGGTTACAGCAAGGACCTCAAGGCCCGCCACGTCAACATGATCGCCATCGGCGGGGCCATCGGCACCGGCCTCTTCCTCGGCGCGGGCGGACGCCTGCACAGCGCGGGTCCCGCACTCGCCCTCGCCTACCTCGTCTGCGGTGTCTTCGCCTTCTTCGTGGTCCGCGCCCTCGGGGAACTCGTCCTGTACCGCCCCTCGTCCGGCTCCTTCGTGTCGTACGCGCGCGAGTTCCTGGGCGAGAAGGGCGCCTATGTCGCCGGCTGGATGTACTTCCTGAACTGGTCGACGACCGGGATCGCCGACATCACCGCGATCGCGCTGTACACGCACTACTGGAGCCTGTTCACCGACATCCCGCAGTGGCTGCTCGCCCTGGCCGCCCTGGCGGTCGTACTGGCCGTGAACCTGATCTCGGTGAAGATCTTCGGCGAGATGGAGTTCTGGTTCGCGATCGTCAAGGTCGCCACCCTCGTCGGCTTCATGCTCATCGGCGTCTTCCTGCTCGCCACCCGGCACGAGGTCGGCGGCACCACCCCGGGTCTGAGCGTGATCACCGACAACGGCGGCCTCCTCCCGCACGGGGCGATGCCCGTCGTCCTGGTGATGCAGGGCGTGATCTTCGCGTACGCCGCCCTGGAGCTGGTCGGCGTCGCCGCGGGCGAGACGGCGGAACCCGAGAAGGTCGTCCCGCGCGCGGTGAACTCGATCATGTGGCGGGTCGGACTGTTCTACTGCGGCTCCGTGCTCCTGCTCGCGCTCCTGCTGCCCGGCTCGGTGTACTCGGGCGACGAGAGCCCCTTCGTCACCGTGCTGTCGAAGATCGGCGTCCCGGCGGCGGGCGACGTGATGAACCTCGTCGTCCTGACGGCGGCGATGTCCTCGCTCAACTCGGGCCTGTACTCCACGGGCCGCATCCTGCGCTCCATGGCGACGGCGGGCTCGGCCCCGAAGTTCACCGCCCGCATGAACCGCAGCCAGGTCCCCTACGGCGGCATCCTGCTGACCTGTGCCGTCTGTGTGCTCGGCGTCGGCCTGAACTACCTGGTGCCGAGCAAGGCGTTCGAGATCGTGCTCAACGTGGCGTCCCTGGGCATCATCTCCACCTGGGTGATCATCATGGTCTGCCACCTGGTCTTCGTCCGCCGGGCCCGCGCGGGCCTGCTGAGCCGCCCGGGCTTCCGGCTCCCCGGCAGCCCGGTCACCGAGATCGCCACGATCGCGTTCCTGCTGGCCTGCCTCGGCCTGATGGCCAACGACCCCGAGGTCGGCCGCAAGACACTCCTCCTCGTCCCGCTCATCGCGGCGGCGCTGGTCGCCGGCTGGTTCGCGGTCCGGCGCCGCGTCACCGCGTCCCAGGCGGATCTCGCCGAGAAGTAGGAGTCACTGTCGGTGGCGGCCGCTACGGTGGCGTCATGTCGGAGATCACGAACGTTGCGGGCGACGTCACCGCCGCCGCCGGCCGCCCCATCGACGTGCTCGTGCTCGGCGGGGCCGGTGTCGACACCGTCGTGCGGGTGCCGGAGCTGCCGCTTCCGTACGCCGACAGCTACATGATCGACAGCGGCATCCGGACCCGGGCCGGCCAGACCGGGGACTTCGTGGCCGTCGCCCTGACCGCCCTCGGCCTGCGCACGCACCACCTCGACTTCCTCGGCGACGACCCCGAGGGCGACCTCGTGCGCGCCCTCCACCGCGACCAGGGCATCCCGCTCACCGCCGTCCCGCAGCCCGCCGGCACCAAGCGCGCCGTCAACCTCGTCGGCCCGGACGGCCGGCGGCTCTCCCTGTACGACACGAGCCGGACGCACCCCGGCGACCGGTTCCCCGAGGACACGCTGCGCGCCCTCGCCGAAGCGAGCCGCCACGCGCACGTGTCCCTCACCCAGCCCTGCGCCGAAGCCCTGCCCGTCCTGCGCGAGACCGGCGTCACGCTCTCCACCGACCTGCACGACTGGGACGGGGAGAACCCTTACCACGAGCCGTTCGCGTACACCGCCGACGTGGTGTTCCTCTCCGCGACCGCGCTGCGCGACCCGGAGCGCACCCTGCGCCGGATCGCCGGCCGGGGGAGGGCCGAGGTCGTCGTCGCCACCGCCGGGGACAAGGGCGCGTACGTCCTCGCCGACGACGAGCTGACGCACCTGCCCGCCGTGCCGCCGCCCGCTCCGGTCGTCGACTCCAACGGCGCGGGCGACGCGTTCGCCGCCGCGTTCCTGCACGCCTGGCTCAACCGCGAGACACCGCGGCGCAGCGCCCTGTTCGGCACGATCGCCGGAGCCCACGCCTGCACGGTGCCCGCCACACAGACGACGGCGATCGGCCTGGACGAGCTGCGCCGGCGCGCCGCGGCCCTCTGACGGCCGGTCCACCCACCCCGCGGTCTCGCAACTCCGTTCGGATGGCTATATAGTTGCTCCGGGCAATCAAGTGTGCCGGGCACGGCTCCGCCGGCACCGGCGCCGATCCGAGTGGGCGGGGAGCGATGAGAGAAGAGCGGCACGAGGCGGCCATCGCCCATGTGCTGAAGCAGCTCACCGCGATCGCCGTCATCCGGCGGCAGCTGGGGCGCCGGCTTCCGCAGGGATCCCGCAGTGCCGTCGTCGTCCTGGCCGCGCTGGCCCGCACCGGCGAGATCCGGCCGTCCGAACTGGCCGAGCACCTGGACTGCGACCTCTCCGTGGTGAGCCGGAAGGTGGCCCAGCTGGAGCAGCAGGGTCTCGTCTCACGCCGGGCCAACCCCGAGGACCGCCGCTCCAGCCTCATCGGCGTCACCCCGCGGGGGCACGCCGAGGTGGACCGGCTCGTCGACATCCACACCGATCTGATCGCCGAGGCCACCGAGGACTGGACAGCGCGGGAACTGGCGGACCTCACCACGCTGCTCGACCGCCTGCGCGGCGGTCTCGCCCGCCGTCTGCACGGCGCCGAGGTGCCCGACCGGGAGCCGGACCCCGCACAGCCGGCCTCGGCCTGAAACCCACCACCGTCCCGGCCTCGGCCTGATCCACCACCGTCCGGCACAGCACCGCCGCCGTCCCGCACAGCACCACCACCGTCCCGCACCGCGCTGGACGGACCCGACCCGTCATCCAGGGGAACCTTCACGTGGCACAGCAAGAAAGCACAGAGAGCACCGCGGCGAGAACCGACGGCGCTCCCATGACACACCGGCAGATCATGGAGGCGCTCTCCGGCCTCCTGCTCGGCCTGTTCGTCGCCATCCTGTCGAGCACGGTCGTCTCCAACGCCCTGCCCCGCATCATCAGCGACCTCCACGGCAGCCAGTCCGCCTACACCTGGGTGGTCACCAGCACCCTCCTGGCCACCACCGTCTCCACCCCCATCTGGGGCAAGCTCGCCGACCTCACCAGCAAGAAGCTGCTCGTCCAGCTCTCCCTGCTGATCTTCATCGTCGGTTCCGCGGCGGCCGGCCTCTCGCAGAACACGGGCACGCTCATCGCGTTCCGTGTCGTCCAGGGGCTCGGCGCGGGCGGTCTGACCGCCCTGGCCCAGGTCATCCTCGCGACGATCATCCCGCCCCGCGAGCGCGGCCGGTACAACGGCTACCTCGGCGCGGTCATGGCGGTCGGCACCATCGGCGGCCCGCTCCTCGGCGGTGTCATCGTGGACACGTCCTGGCTGGGCTGGCGCTGGTGCTTCTACGTCGGCGTGCCCTTCGCGGTCGCCGCGCTCATCGTGCTCCAGCGCACCCTGCGGCTCCCGCTGATCACCCGGGACGTCAAGGTCGACTACCTCGGCGCCACCCTCGTGGCCGCCTCGGTCTCCCTGCTGCTGATCTGGGTCTCCCTCGCCGGCGACTCGTTCGCCTGGTGGTCCGGCTCGACCGTCGCCATGGTGCTCGGGGCCGTCGTGCTGGCCGTGGTCTTCGTGTTCGTGGAGCTGCGCGCCACGGAACCGATCATCCCCATGCACTTCTTCCGCAACCCGACGCTGACCCTGTCGGTCGTCGCGAGCCTCGCCGTCGGCACCGCCATGTTCGGCGGCACCGTGTTCCTCAGCCAGTACTTCCAGATCGCCCGCGGCGACTCGCCCACCATGGCCGGCGTGATGACCCTGCCCATGATCATCGGCCTGGTCGTCTCGTCCACCGTGATCGGCCGCGTCATCACGAAGTCCGGGAAGTGGAAGCGCTACCTGGTCGTCGGCGGCGTCCTCCTCATCGTCGGGCTCGCCCTCA encodes:
- a CDS encoding MDR family MFS transporter, yielding MTHRQIMEALSGLLLGLFVAILSSTVVSNALPRIISDLHGSQSAYTWVVTSTLLATTVSTPIWGKLADLTSKKLLVQLSLLIFIVGSAAAGLSQNTGTLIAFRVVQGLGAGGLTALAQVILATIIPPRERGRYNGYLGAVMAVGTIGGPLLGGVIVDTSWLGWRWCFYVGVPFAVAALIVLQRTLRLPLITRDVKVDYLGATLVAASVSLLLIWVSLAGDSFAWWSGSTVAMVLGAVVLAVVFVFVELRATEPIIPMHFFRNPTLTLSVVASLAVGTAMFGGTVFLSQYFQIARGDSPTMAGVMTLPMIIGLVVSSTVIGRVITKSGKWKRYLVVGGVLLIVGLALMGTARADTAYGLLGVYMFFIGCGVGMTMQNLVLAVQNTVPLHELGAASSVVAFFRTLGGAVGVSALGAVLASKVGTYTASGIAALGIQASGDGSLPDIHTLPAPLAAVVKDAYGHATGDIFLIAAPIALVALIAIVFIREIPLRTAVDDTAGGGENAAVDRDENTPGREGAEAGSAR
- a CDS encoding PfkB family carbohydrate kinase; this translates as MSEITNVAGDVTAAAGRPIDVLVLGGAGVDTVVRVPELPLPYADSYMIDSGIRTRAGQTGDFVAVALTALGLRTHHLDFLGDDPEGDLVRALHRDQGIPLTAVPQPAGTKRAVNLVGPDGRRLSLYDTSRTHPGDRFPEDTLRALAEASRHAHVSLTQPCAEALPVLRETGVTLSTDLHDWDGENPYHEPFAYTADVVFLSATALRDPERTLRRIAGRGRAEVVVATAGDKGAYVLADDELTHLPAVPPPAPVVDSNGAGDAFAAAFLHAWLNRETPRRSALFGTIAGAHACTVPATQTTAIGLDELRRRAAAL
- a CDS encoding MerR family transcriptional regulator, with translation MTTGTGETTLTIDELAARAGTTVRTVRFYGTKGLLPPPVLGPRRVGHYGREHLARLALIEELQHQGMTLAAIERYLQQLPPDLDAHDLAVHRAVVASWAPESVETVPRAELERRAGRALDDGDVARLAAMGVVADGDDGTYRVDLGLLRLGVRLLDVPLSPEAILASRTVLIEHAREAARELSRLFRQEVEERAAQDVKSLSASMQPLVVQALLTAFQRSLREELREWLGGDAGAGSGGTADGEAPADGAS
- a CDS encoding MarR family winged helix-turn-helix transcriptional regulator — its product is MREERHEAAIAHVLKQLTAIAVIRRQLGRRLPQGSRSAVVVLAALARTGEIRPSELAEHLDCDLSVVSRKVAQLEQQGLVSRRANPEDRRSSLIGVTPRGHAEVDRLVDIHTDLIAEATEDWTARELADLTTLLDRLRGGLARRLHGAEVPDREPDPAQPASA
- a CDS encoding amino acid permease; its protein translation is MSKDAVNTAVAATPEPAVQTPADAGDAGYSKDLKARHVNMIAIGGAIGTGLFLGAGGRLHSAGPALALAYLVCGVFAFFVVRALGELVLYRPSSGSFVSYAREFLGEKGAYVAGWMYFLNWSTTGIADITAIALYTHYWSLFTDIPQWLLALAALAVVLAVNLISVKIFGEMEFWFAIVKVATLVGFMLIGVFLLATRHEVGGTTPGLSVITDNGGLLPHGAMPVVLVMQGVIFAYAALELVGVAAGETAEPEKVVPRAVNSIMWRVGLFYCGSVLLLALLLPGSVYSGDESPFVTVLSKIGVPAAGDVMNLVVLTAAMSSLNSGLYSTGRILRSMATAGSAPKFTARMNRSQVPYGGILLTCAVCVLGVGLNYLVPSKAFEIVLNVASLGIISTWVIIMVCHLVFVRRARAGLLSRPGFRLPGSPVTEIATIAFLLACLGLMANDPEVGRKTLLLVPLIAAALVAGWFAVRRRVTASQADLAEK